GGGCGCCTTCGCGCAACGTGATGAAGTACGGCTCCATGACGATGTCACCACGCAAGGCATGTCCGAGCAGTTCGTAGACATGCCCCGATTTGCTGCCGCGCCTTTCGATGATGAGGCCTTTTCTCGCGGCCACGTATGAACAATCACCCCTCTCTTCGGACGCGGCGAACAACGAACTGATCGGTACGTTGACTGCCCCGGCGAGCGCGGCAATCGTTGTCAGGGATGGCGAGATTTGACCGTTTTCGATTTTCGAGAGCATGCCAACCGAGATGCCGGCCGTCTTCGCAAGGTCAGCAACTGACAGATCCTGAGAGCGGCGGATCCGCTTGATCTGGCGACCCAGCGCGCGCTCCAGTCTTCGTTCCAAAGCAGCCGGCGCGCCAGACCCGGTTGGAAAATCTTCTTCAGACAAATTGCACCCAACGATTGCTCATGCCTAGATAGGCATGCGCTGTCGCCATGTCCATGATTCAATTGTCTGAATTGCCCGTCCGACGCTCAAGCTCGCGGTCGCCGCGACGATGGTTCTGCGCGTTCGAACTCTTCCCGACCACTAAACAGAACGCCTAGACGAATTCGGCTCTCCATCTCCATCATCATGCGGCTGCGTTCAGGACGTTTCTGCAATCAAATTAAAGGGTTGGAAGGTGCCTCGCAATTGACCGTCGCTCCAAGTCGAGTTCGCGAGCAAAAAATGCAGCACACGCCGTTTGTCCTCGGCAGTCCACACGCCCAGGCGTCTTCAAGTGCCGTCCTTGTCAGAAGCCCTTCTCCGTTCTTCTCCGTGACCGTACGTGTTCGAGCGCAGCAAGATCAAGCTGAACGTTTCGGTGCATGCCGTCAATCTCCACATCGTGTCCAAGAAACGCTTCTCCACTCACCAGCTCATGGTCGATCAACTCGACAACGTGTGGAAGAGCGGTCATCGCCTGCAGACGACGTCACGATTTTCTTTCACCGGATCTGCAAATATGTGGCGGGACACCCTCCCCGAACTGAGCGGAGCGACAGTGGCGACGCCGGCGATACCGACGCCCTTCTTCGCCCGCTCAATCGTGATTGAAGACCGAATTATCAGCTAGACGTGTCCATTGTCGTAAATGGGAAAAGCGGCGGTCAGCGAGCGCACCCGCTGCTTGACGCTGGATTGAGCCTTCTCAAGCGCGAGATCGTCGCCTTTCATGAGGGCCTCCAGAAGATCCGCGATCATTTCCCCGATCACCTCGAATTCGAATCGTCCGAAGCCGCGGGTTGTCGCTGCCTGGGACCCTAATCGGATTCCGGACGTAATGAACGGCTTTTCGGTGTCAAAGGGGACGCCGTTCTTGTTGCAGATGATGTTCGCGCCAACGAGAGCCGCTTCAGCCGCTTTGCCGGTTAACCGCTTGCTGCGGAGATCGACGAGCAAAAGATGATTGTCAGTTCGGCCGGAGACGATCGCAAATCCTCTCGACGCGAGCGTTTCAGCCAGCCTCTTCGCATTGCTGACCACCGACTGGGAATATTCCCTAAATTCCGGTCGAAGAGCCTCCCCGAACGCCACCGCTTTTGCGGCGATGACATGCATCAGGGGTCCACCCTGGATCCCGGGGAAAATCGACGAGTTGATCTGCTTGGCAAGCTCGTCGTCGTTGGTCAGGATCATGCCTCCGCGCGGACCGCGAAGTGTCTTGTGCGTGGTCGTGGTCACCACATGGGCGTGTGGAAATGGCGAGGGATGAACGCCGCCGGCAACCAAGCCGGCAAAATGCGCCATATCCACCATCAGGTAGGCTCCTACGGCTTCGGCGATGGCGCGAAACCGCTCGAAATTCCAGAACCTGGAATAGGCTGATCCACCGGCAACGATAATCTTCGGACGATGCTGGTGGGCCAAAGCCTCGACCTCGTCCATATCGATCGTTTGATCTTCTCTTGTCACGGAATACGGTACGACATTGAACCATTTTCCCGACAGATTAACCGGAGAGCCGTGCGTCAGATGGCCCCCGGCGGCCAAGTTCAGACCCATGAATGTCTCACCCGGCTTCATGAGTGCGAAGAAAACGCCCTGATTGGCCTGCGAACCCGAGTTCGGCTGCACGTTGGCGTGAGCGCAGTCGAAAAGCTGCTTTGCCCGGTCGATCGCCAGTTGCTCTGCTTCATCGACCCGCGCGCAACCGGCGTAGTAGCGCTTGCCGGGATATCCTTCGGCGTATTTGTTGGTCAGCACTGACCCTTGGGCATCGAGCACAGCGCGAGAGACGATGTTCTCGGAGGCGATCAGCTCGACTTCGTGCTGTTGCCGGGCAAGTTCGCCGCTCACGATCGAGGCAATTTCAGGATCGGTATCGCTGAGACGGCTTGAAAAGAATTTCCGGTTCAAGATCGCGTTCATCAATGGCTTTCCTTCAACACTCGGGGAGATTGACCGCCAATCCGCCCAATGACGTCTCTTTGTATTTCGATTGCATATCGCGGCCGGTATCGCGCATGGTCCGGATCACGACGTCGAGCGACACGATATGCCTTCCATCGCCTCTGAGCGCCAGGGAGGCGGCGTTGACCGCACTGACCGCTCCGAAGGCATTGCGTTCAATACAGGGCACCTGAACCAATCCTCCCACCGGATCGCAGGTCATGCCGAGATGATGCTCCATGCCGATCTCGGCCGCGTTCTCGATTTGCGCATTGTCTCCTCCGAGCACCGCAGCGAGGCCAGCCGCCGCCATCGAACACGCTACTCCAACCTCTCCCTGGCAGCCGACCTCCGCCCCCGAAATCGACGCGTTCATCTTGAACAGAGCACCGATCGCAGCCGCAGTGAGCAGAAACGTCCGCATACCGTCCGCCGAACTTGTCGGGCAATGGTCGCGATAGTAGCGGAGCGTCGCAGGGACTACTCCCGCCGCGCCGTTGGTCGGAGCGGTGACGACGCGTCCGCCGGCCGCGTTCTCTTCGTTGACAGCGATCGCGTAAAGGCTGACCCAATCCATCACTTCATGGGGAGAACGCATGTTCGATCTGGCCGAGGCCTCGAGCTGATCGAAGATCGATTTCGCCCTGCGCTTGACCTTCAGTCCGCCTGGAAGCTCTCCTTCTATGCTCAATCCCCGGTCGATACAGCCCATCATCGCGGCGGTGATTTGATCGAGATGATACTCCACCTCCTCTTTGGAGCGGATGCTGCATTCATTTGCCATCACCATCTCGGCAATGCTCAGCTTGCGTTCGAGGCCGAACTTGAGCAGATCTTCGCCGCTTCTGAAGTCGAAGGGCGCGGTGATCCCTGTAGGCTGGGATGGCGAGGTTTGCGC
This Bradyrhizobium sp. CCBAU 53421 DNA region includes the following protein-coding sequences:
- the glyA gene encoding serine hydroxymethyltransferase; the encoded protein is MNAILNRKFFSSRLSDTDPEIASIVSGELARQQHEVELIASENIVSRAVLDAQGSVLTNKYAEGYPGKRYYAGCARVDEAEQLAIDRAKQLFDCAHANVQPNSGSQANQGVFFALMKPGETFMGLNLAAGGHLTHGSPVNLSGKWFNVVPYSVTREDQTIDMDEVEALAHQHRPKIIVAGGSAYSRFWNFERFRAIAEAVGAYLMVDMAHFAGLVAGGVHPSPFPHAHVVTTTTHKTLRGPRGGMILTNDDELAKQINSSIFPGIQGGPLMHVIAAKAVAFGEALRPEFREYSQSVVSNAKRLAETLASRGFAIVSGRTDNHLLLVDLRSKRLTGKAAEAALVGANIICNKNGVPFDTEKPFITSGIRLGSQAATTRGFGRFEFEVIGEMIADLLEALMKGDDLALEKAQSSVKQRVRSLTAAFPIYDNGHV
- a CDS encoding L-serine ammonia-lyase; its protein translation is MISVFDIFKIGIGPSSSHTVGPMRAAHDFVRSLSRSACVGRVRRLQVRLLGSLAWTGRGHGTDKAVVLGLLGQLPSSVDPARIDRMLTEVRNEKSIKICEAFRASFDPDLDIVFDVAREAKHHPNTLLFCALDGDGERVVEEAWCSIGGGFVCREDDIAQTSPSQPTGITAPFDFRSGEDLLKFGLERKLSIAEMVMANECSIRSKEEVEYHLDQITAAMMGCIDRGLSIEGELPGGLKVKRRAKSIFDQLEASARSNMRSPHEVMDWVSLYAIAVNEENAAGGRVVTAPTNGAAGVVPATLRYYRDHCPTSSADGMRTFLLTAAAIGALFKMNASISGAEVGCQGEVGVACSMAAAGLAAVLGGDNAQIENAAEIGMEHHLGMTCDPVGGLVQVPCIERNAFGAVSAVNAASLALRGDGRHIVSLDVVIRTMRDTGRDMQSKYKETSLGGLAVNLPEC
- a CDS encoding XRE family transcriptional regulator, giving the protein MSEEDFPTGSGAPAALERRLERALGRQIKRIRRSQDLSVADLAKTAGISVGMLSKIENGQISPSLTTIAALAGAVNVPISSLFAASEERGDCSYVAARKGLIIERRGSKSGHVYELLGHALRGDIVMEPYFITLREGAQSFTGFQHAGIEFIYMLSGRVGYRHGDQVYELGPGDSLMFDSRAAHGPDQLIEVPMTYLSIIVYSRESS